The stretch of DNA TGAGTGCTGGTGCTCACCTGAAtgtggaggagaggcagagagaacacCGGGCTGGGTCCAAAAGCCCTGCCAGGACCCTGGGGGCGAGCAGTATGCCAGAAGCCAGAAAGGCTCCTTCAAAAGTTTTACTGAAAGGATTATTATTTCACCCATCGAGTTCCACCCATCTCCCTCTAATTCCTTAAAAGTTGACTGTTTAGTTCCCATTAATTCTTGACTATAATTCAAAAAGTTGGACTAAAAAGTTACTAACCTTGAGTTCTGGTTTTACATTTACTACCAAGAGGCCTTATGATCCTGAATAAGGCAGTTACACTCTCTGGAACTcgatttttctcatttataagcTTAATGTGAATGCGTAGAGGAAAGAGTTTGACTTTTCCTCTACATCTTTGAGATAACTGGGGATTGTGTATTTGATGATATTAAAGAATCATTTTGTTAAGTGTGATAATGGTATTAGGTTTTTGCAGAGAAAGTTCTCATCTGATAGTGgaaaaagttaattaattaaaaaattttgataGTGATAATAAGTGGAATATATATTCTGTGCTACTATGTAAAGTTAGAGACCCAAACATGTTAATGTTAAGGAGTAAGATGTTCTGCAAAGTCTACAGGATGGTTTAACTCTGTTAAAAGTTCATGCACTAGTCTTTTAGAAGAGTTGCTAAAACCTAGATGATCTTGAACTGTGATGATTGGTTTATTTAGGGGTGATAAGGGCCCAGGAAAAAGAGACGAGTATATACTATCAGTTCTGCCCTCAAACTTAGGGAGAAGGGGCTTCCTCCTTGGATGCTTTCTTATAGATGGCCACACGCCGGCCTTCCTTGGGATGCATCATGGCCCAGAGGGTGAGGAGTCCGAGAGACCAAGGGGATGTACCCACCTGGAACTCATGTGGCCCCTCTCACCATGCCTTTGGGATCTTGAGCCCCAGAATTCTCTGCCGATCAGCATTGATCCTGCTTCCAGGCCCTATGCTTCTTCTCAGGGCCCTTCAATGTTAATACACCTATGTCTGCAACTTACTGGCTGGGGTGTCCACACATGTATGTGAGAGGCTCCTCAAGGTGCATGGTGGAGCCAggggtggaagaggaagagggtggCCAGGGACCAGGGGTTGGTACCAGGACCTGGCTCTCCCCTAGTCAAGTTCCAATCCAAAACTCCAAAAAGTTCCAAGATTTTAGATTTGAACCTTAtcaaggtaggaaaaaaagaatatatttgatttgacagtttgttaatttgatatttaacttttaaatagttAGATATAGGGTATATGGGTCTCTGTGTATATTCTTAACCCAGACCCCTTAAATATTAGTAGAGGGCCTGTGTACTAGAAAATCCATTACTTTGCTTATTAGAAGACACTATTGAACTTTGCAGATTGTTGCACGAGGACTGAAAGCAAATGACATTTCAGAAAACTTCTTAGAGAATATAGAATCACTGTTTATGTTCTCTGTTTGTGAATTCtatgcttattcatttttttctctctatccACACCCCCATCAGGTGAAaggccctggtgtggggcttCTTGGATTCTCCAAAGGAGGTGACCTGTGTCTCTCAatggcttcttttttaaagggCATCTCAGCCACTGTAGTTATTAATTCCTGTGTGGCCAACACACTAGCTCCTCTGCATTATAAAGATATGATTATTCCTGATCTTGGCAGTGACCTAGAGAAATCTACAACCACTGAGTCAGGCGTTCTAGATCTCATGAATATTTGGAATAACCCACTGGAGGAACCCTACTGCCAAAGTCTTATTCCACTGGAAAAAGCCCAGGGGCCCTTCCTGTTTATTGTTGGCCTGGATGATCATAGCTGGAACAGTAAACTCTATGCTCATATAGCCTCTGAACGGTTACAAGCCCATGGAAAAGAGAGACCCCAGATAATCTACTGCCCAGGAACTGGTCACTGTATTGACCCaccttattttcctctttctagaTTCTCTGTACATTCAGTATTGGATCTAGCGGTACTCTATGGAGGTGAGCCAAAGGCTCATTCAAGGGCACAGGTAGATGTCTGGCAGCAAATTCAAATTTTCTTCCATAAGCATGTCAATGGGAAAAAATCTGTCACGCTTAGTAAAATGTAACATTATAATCACAGATGAGACACTATTAATAAAAATCCTATTCATACAGCATGTATTGGGTTTTCTAGAGCACCTAGTAACTTTTTTCTAAGACAGCAACCATCTTGGCTTCCTTGTCAGGGCCCACTGGATTCTCAGCCTTTGCAATCCCTTTTTCTTCACTGGTGGGTCTACCCTTTTCTCCCCTGAACTTTATCCAGTGTATAGGCTTAACCCTGACCTTATCCGTAGGACTAATCTTAATCTTAAGCAGGAGAAATGTAAGAAGTACTCGCCCAACTTTCAACTGATGGCCTAGCTTTGGCCTTGTGCTCTTGTTCTAAGGACTGAGATTCTGTATTGCTAAGAGTCCCTTATCCACTTTGGGCCCTAACTGACCATGTTGGGAGCCTGCCCACTCAAGCCCCCTAAGGAATGGACTCTGCCTCATTCTTGCCAGTACGCACACATTCCTAAATGTGTACTCAAGACTTGTTTCCGAACTCCACCTGGGACGTTGATATACTTGGATACAGTAATAcccccttatctgcagtttcaatTATCTGTGGTCAACGGCGGTcagaaaatattaagtggaaaaccCCAGGAATGAACAACTCATATGTGTTAAATTGCATGTTATTCTGAGTACCTCCCTTCATCTCATCTCGTAGGCACTGTGATCTCACATCTTCACAAGACGAAAGGTGAGTTCAGTACCATAAGGTATTTTGAGAGAGCAGCACACTCACATAACTTTTTATCACggcatattgttataattgttctattgtATTAGTCATGATTGTTCATCTCTTTTGTGCCCAATTGATAAACTTTATCATGGGTGTGTATACACAGGAAAAAACATAGCATATACAGGGTTCGGTACTAGCTACAGTTTCAGGAATGCACTGGGGACCCTGGAGTGTATTCCCTGCAGATGCGGGGGACTACTATactaagcttttctttttttcttttttttccaattacagtatACTTTCAGTATTTCGTATtgctttcaggtgtacagtatagtagttagataatcatatactttacaaagagttccccccaatatttccagtacccacctggcaccatacatagacAGTATCACAATACTGtggactatattccctgtgctgtattttacatccctgtgactattctgtaactaccaatttatacatcttaatcccttcacctccaagctttgcttttattttatgaaatgaaagctttgcttttattttatgagtGAGGCCCTAGGTAtcagtttcttctttctaatAAAATATGCTTCACACGTTTTGAGTTGCCTTCCAGCCTAAGAAGCCATGCTCAAGTAGTGTAGAGCTGCATGATGAGGGCTACTGGAAAGTTAAGGGTATGTTAGGGTCCATAATGGAGTCTCCACAAGCCAAATTGGAGAGttcatatttaaagtgataaGAAATAAGGAACCATTTATAAACATATaggttttttaaatgactgtCAGTAATTTTATCTTGAACCTTTAGTGGCTCAAAGCAGTTGAAACCTAAAAGAAATTTAATtggagaaactttttaaaaaatcagaaaatataaccaaattcagccctttgttctgctttcctttGTATACCTAATAGTGtacttttgaatatatttcatCAGAATGATAAAGGCCAATGGaatattttgaaagcaaataCATGTCTTTGTCAACCACTGatcattgaaaaaatatatgtataaaccTGCTACATATTTCAGCCAACTGAAAACCACAAAGTATCATGACTAAgctattatgtatatttattttaaatggtttttaaacaCTGGGAAGATAGAAACTTATGgagggcattttattttttcagatgccACATACAGAGATGCACAAAATCCAAAATTCATGGCCACTATGAGAGTTTTAAAGGGCAGAAATCAATATCTTGAGCTGTTTTTCTAAAACTGGGCGTCAGCCACCTAAACGGTACTTTTCAAAAAACACAGGGTTGTTGTAGGGCTCTACACCAGAATTTCTTGGTCCAGTAACCATATGCTTTCAGTAGcgattaaaacaatttttttcagttacagtttacatttagtactattttgtattagtttcaggtgtacagcatagtggttagacaatcatatactttacaaagtgttccccctgatacttccagtacccaactggcaccatacatggttatcacaatattattgaccatattccctacGCTGtgcttcacatccccatgactgttttgtaactaccaaactgtacttctcaatcccttcacctttttcacccagccccccaacctcctttccctctataagtctgtttctgctttgtttgttggtttatgttgttgtttagatttcacgtataagtgaaatcatatggtgtttgtctttctttggctcacttgtttcatttagcataatatcctctaggtccatccattctgtcacaaatggtaagattttgtttttttatgaccatttattattcatatttttaatattttcttcttcctcttgttaaagaagaccttttaatatttcttgtactactggtttggtagtgatgaacttctttagcttcttgtctgggaagctctttatttgtccttcaattctaaattatagctttacTGGGTTGGATAATTTTGGTTGTAAGTTCCtgcttttcaacactttgaatattATTTGCCAGTTCCTTGTGGTCTGccaagtttctgttgagaaatcagctgacagtcttatgggagcacccttgtaggtaactaactgtttttctcttgctgcttttaagattgtctctttgtctttaaccttttgcaatTTAATTATAGTGTGCCGTGATGTGGGCTTCTTTGAGTTCactttgtttgggactctctacaATACCTGGACTTACATGTTTTgctttaccaagttagggaagttttccatgattcattttcaaataggtttttttttctttttctctttttttaaagtttgtttgtttgtttgttttagagagatgggaaggaaaggaaaaagagagggagaaaaacatcaatgagagagagaaacattggtcagctgcctcttgcacacccctaacctgggacctggcccacaacccaggcatatgccctgactgggaatcaaaccagtgacccatcatttgtggaacaacacccaacccactgagctgcaacAGTTgcctattttttcaaatagattttcgctttcttgctctttctcttctccttccagcaccttcATAATgcgaatgttggtacacttgaagttgtcccagaggatcattatactatcctaatttttttttattctcttttctttttgatggtCTAATTGggtgctttctgcttctttatagTCTACGTCAGAACTTCGTCCActgtactgttgattccctgtaatttattcttcatttcagttagtgtattctttatctgactggttcttttttatggttcccatttccttttttatgctgttgaacttctcactaagtttcttaaacatccttataaccattgttttgaactctggtagtttgcttgcctccatttttatttagttctttttctggagatttctcctgtacTTCtatttgggacctgtttctttatctcctcatttagGCTGctttcttgtgtttgtttctatgtattacacGGAACCGTTCCATCTCCTgttcttggtagagtggcctaattaTAGTGGCCTATTATATAGTAGGTGACCTGTAGGGTGCAGTGGCACAGCATTCCCAGTCACTTGGGCTGGGACTTCAGCTATATTCctggtgtgggctgtgtgcactgtTCTAttgtaattgagttttgattgctgttggtacaaCCACTGGGAGAGATTGATCCCCTAGGCAGATGTGCTGTGAGAACTGGCTGTGACTATAGCAGAgaagctgctgtgcaggggccaaTCCTAAGTAGCAGGACTTGTTTCAGTGGGGctttggtgcctgctgagtctccCCTTGAGTGTATCTCTCATGGAGTGCAGTTGTAGGGTTGTAATctggcatggtctgaagctgtccactgggtacactggctctggggcctctcgGAAGGTGCAAGGTCAGCAATTGCCTGTGCCCAGCCTGGAGCAATCTGGCACAAGCTATATAGAGGCACAAGCTACTGATGCCTGCTACTTgcactgggcttggaggtgcccagaagAGGCCAAACTGTGAACAAAGGCCAGCTgctactagtgccaggcctggggccacttagcaagaggtatggggtgcacagaggccagatgctgcttgtttgagagactTTATGAAAGTCCCAAGGATGAGGCAAgagaggccatttgtatggaaaagccacaggaaacagcttgggtgggtcctCATATTGGGTGTGGCAGTGTCTCAGAATTATCAGGGCAGGGCTAACagccaggttgatagagactCAGGTATGGTGCATGCCTGCCCTctctggtgggggagggctcagcaaagaaacaatggcctctgccagcatttttgtctgggagaaggctgccCATTCAGCCTTTTGCTCTGAAGCCacacaattcagttcctctctgtcTTTGGCTCCTCTGAGCTGCTGCTCCAGCACTGGAGTTCtcagggagtgaatctgagtaagcctgtgtatgggccctttaagaactGCCTAGGACTCCAAAGTCCTCCATCTCATTCAGCcacaatcctcactggtttttacagccagaggttatggtGACTTTTCCCAGcaccagaaccctgggctgggggttctgACATGGGGCTGGGTGGCCTCGCTTCTTATGGGGGAACCTCTAGccatccttcctgatttttaaccagcacacataggtgtgggaccagcccttcAGAGTCTCCGCCCATCCCACAAGTCTTGATTTGGTTTCTTCAGTAtgtccttagttgtaggacttcagCTTGATTTCAGGTGGTTATggatgatggttgttctgtaattcAGTTGTGATTTTGATATTGCTGGGGGAGGTTCTAAGTACTGTGTTTACTTATGCCGCCCTCTTGGCTGGAACCACCTCAGTGGCAAATATTTTTGAACCGTAAGTCAGTATACATGGCAACTATGATCTTATTTATGGGGTATGTGGGATAAgatatttggaaatgaaattgtttccaaaaattcaagaattaTATATGTACCCTTCTTCCTTGATACAGCAGTTTAATGGGATGTTTTCACCTGAGTTAATTAACATGCATTTTAATTAGGATAGAATTCTATagcagaaaacaaattttaaattacataaatcaATACAGTCTTCACTGTAAAAGGTTAAAGTAatacagataaaattaaaaatcctattAACTCAATACCCAATCCTAGTCTTCTCCTAGTGGTAGTTACTGTTAGCAAGTTGAATTATACCCTTCCAGAACTATTTTAATGCATGTACATACAAGTATTTGTATGAATTAGAAAATACGGTTTTCTTTTCTGAGTCCAATgccatttttaaacaaaagtctCAGTGTCATGTAATACATGTTTTTCTGcatataaaacatacatttttaatatttctgccAGGCCACAGTACAACAGAGATTACTTCCACCGGCTGTACATCAGCAGTGCTGCCGCATCTGAAACGTTACAACTTGAACCTTCACAGTCTTAATCGCTAGcaaaaataacttcaaagaaggaaaagaatttgGCAGGAGCCTAGTACAAGCAGCCTCCAAATTTAACCAGGTTTGGGGAACAGTGTCACCTGGTGGCCAGTGAGGTATTTCAGAGGAGGCGACCGGCTGGCCTTGGGTCAGAAATCATGAACTTCTCGTTTTCCTTACTTGAGAAGGGTAGGTTCGGGATGAGCGCCTACCTCCTTCCGACAGTCTACCACAGGACCTCCAAAATTACGAACGACCCAGGGCCCTCCTAAGTCGCCCCTTTTTGCAGTCCCTTGTTGAGTGGCACCCCAGGGACCAGCTCGCGTCCTTTTGCCTGTCCGTCCCGGCCCCGCCTACCCAGCGCCGGgtcccgccccgcccggccccgcctcACTCCTTAAAGCCCTGGCCTGCCCTGCGGGGTTCTGTCCCCGAGCTCTGACCGGGCGGTAGTGGCAGGCTCCAGTCCCCCTCTGAGGCTCGAGTCAAGTCCGCGAAGATCCCGGCGCCATGTGGCGATGGGCTCAGGCCGTGCTCCGAACCCCTGGGACCCGCCTCCAGCTCCGGAGGTCGGTGTGCACGTCGCCGGGTTTCTCCCAAAAGGCCGTGACCCTGAGCGTCACGCCCAGGACTGGTCTGGCTGATGAGCTTCTGGATATTAAAGTGGAAGGCCTAGGCCCCAGGGAGCGGGTGACACTGAGGGCGTCGGCTGGTAGCTACCGAGGTCGTCTCTTCCACTCGCAGGCCCACTTCGAGTCGGACGGCCGTGGGAGGCTGGACCTGGCCCGGCAGCCGGCTCTGGGCGGCGACTTCACCGGCGTGGAGCCGATGGGGCTCTTGTGGAGCCTCACGCCGGCCGGCTCGGAGGACCCCTGCCACAGCCAGAGGCCGAGGGGCGTGTTGAAAACTCCCCTCAAAGTGGAGGTGACCGTCCATCCCACGCCGCAGCAGCCGGAGGTGCCGCTGGGACCGGCGCTGGCCTCGGCCCACGTGCAGCGCTGGTTCTCCAGCCCGCAGCTGTCCCGCACTCGGCTGCAAACCGGCAGCCTGCGGGGCgtcctcctgctgcccccaggTGCGTGAGGCCTTTTCTGCACAGGGCCTCTCCGCTGGGCTGTCTTGCCAGCTAATTGGTCATCTTCCCTTCTTTATTTGGTAGCCTAAGTGGCGATATTCATTTCCCTAAGTGGTGGCTCGGATTTCAACTTCAGTTTAATCTGCCCACCCTCTAAATTCCTTAGTGCAGCAGACTCTATGCCTTGCGAGCATCCACTTTGAAGGTTTGCCGTATTAAGCATGATTGCTGTAAAGTTCCTAGCATTAAATGTTTGTCTGCCCGTCTCTAGAAGGCAGAGCTTCGTTGATTTAACTTTTGCTGCTATCATTTCTGGTAGAAATGACGAGAGCAGTGGATACAAATCTGTCTTTCGTTGGTATCTGTTCAAGTCCCAAAGTGAATGAAGTCCTATTATGCTGGATTCATGTTAGGAtaaagatgacttttttttttttttaatttactgattgagagagaggaacattgattagtggttccacttatttatgcattcagtgattgattcttgtatgtgccccgattgggaatcaacccacaaccttggtggaTTGGGaggacactaaccaactgagctacggGGTCAGGGCAGAAGAtgaccttttttgttgttgtctgaGCAGAAGAtgaccttttttgttgttgtctgaCGTTCTCTAGTGCCTCACAGCCCTTCACCATAATGAAAAAACTTTCGTTTCTCACTTCATAGATCAAAGAACAacttctttttattacaaatgaggaaaccaagtaTTTTAACCAAATCACACAGTTAGGAGATGGTAAAATCAGGGTGCACAAAACTCTTTGAGCTCCAAACTCTAAACCTGTTCATAAGCACAGGCTGTGTAAGTGAAACAATGAGTGAAATAttaaggtgtttttatttttccatggacaaggacaacagtgtggggattacCTGTGGGAATGGGGCATGGGCTGGGGGGGGgaaaggggtaaaaattgggacaacagtaatagcataaacaatacaatatttaattttttaaaaagaggttttttatttttaagaaaacttctCTGGCATACCCCCTACTCTCATGCTCAGGATCCTTACAAACAACCAAGAATCTTTTAAATGAGTGATTtaaaacattgtgtgtgtgtgttggggggggctttttaaaaatagccaagaAGATCCTAGCAAATTTACATATTTGGAATTATTTACTGAATTGaatcaaaataagtaaattctcAGTTATTTGAATGTGGAAAATCAGATGAATATTTTGAAGCCTGTCACTGGAAAACTCTGTTACCTGAATGAGTTCCGAGTGTATGTTATGACTTTTTCATGGTTTACTTTAGGCTTTCTGGAACTAATCTTGAATCCAGAAATGATTgaaatttatctaattttaaaaagagcagatCAAGATATACTGAGATATTTGAATGTTAAGAAAACTACCTTATAAAAACCACATCCATAATGTGCACACTGTACCTTTCACTTTGGTGGCCCTAACTCATTTCTGGATTTGAAAACTTAGAACTGGTTTCTGGCCCTGGAATTTTAGGTGTCTTAATTTGGTTTCTGTCTTTATGTTTTTGCCTTTTAGATTTGTCTGGcacttttaattgaaaaaaatacagaaggatATTTCTGAAAAGTATTAAGAGGCCATTGGCTGAGAAACTCTTCTCTTGGAAGGATGAATAAATAACACAATCTCCAACATGAATGTTGAAACAGAAATTAACAGATCGACATTAGGAGGATATTAGTTTgacattttactatacatattgatcactttatatttatattataccttcattaaacatttaaaatcgTTTAAAcctagccctggccagatggcccagttggttggagtgtcatctggtacatcaaaataaaaaaaaacacaaaaaaactaaaacacacacacacaaaaacccttcgggtgttctattcctggtcagggcacatacctaggtttctgGGTTTGATCCAAGGtaagggtgtgtatgggaggcaatccatcaatgtttctatctcacatcgatgtttctctctctcttatctcccccatccccctaaaatcagtaaacctatccttgggtaaggatttttgaaaagtaataataaaatagtttaaaccTTGTTAAATTATTGGTTTGGTGATTCTTACTTTATCTTAAACTTATTGATAAGTCAAAGGGCCCTTTAAAatggatatctttttttttaatgaggtatTATACTTTCATAATTCAAAGCCTGAATAATTAGTTGCTTAGATTTACTGGCACACTTGAAATCAAAACACTTTCCATATCTTTGGtgctaatttgtttttttttttccattttccagcaATTTTCTCATgggggaaaatataaaaacatttttacacttACAGCTTCAAAGTAGCCCAAACAAGTGTCTACTTCAACTGCAACAATAATCCTATTTAAGCCAAAacagacattttcttttcaaagtaaatacagatgtttaaaaagaaaagataatttacaAAATTTGACTTAGAAAATGTTAACTGGATATCATAGTCTATTAAATGCTCTGTCACTTAATTCAAGATTAATCCCCTTTCCTGGTTTACAGGAGATGGTCCTTTTCCTGGTTTGATTGATATGTTCGGTGATGGAGGATTGGATGAATCTCGAGCAAGTCTCCTGGCTTGTCGAGGTTTTGCTGCTCTGGCCTTGCCACTTTTTGGCTATGAAGATCTACCTCCAATTATGAAGGACTTAAATTTAGATTACTTTGAAGAGGCAGCTAAATTTGTGCAAAGTCATCCAAAGGGGAGTGGGATGCTAGAGAGAAATGTGcttaaaataaagtcattaacACTAGGAGAGAGTGAATATAGGAAGTGGTACTAATGGGTCGGAAGGTATCTGTAATACATACCTGCTGAATGAATTAATGGGTAAATAAGCAAGCTAtctgataaatatataaaagacttTCCTATATATTTGGGGCTTTGTGCCCCCATTAACAatcatgctttctttttctttctccttgttcGTCTTTTTCTTCAATCTTCAGGTCAAAGGCCCAAACATTGGAGTGATTGGTTCTGGCAAGGGGGCAGAGTTGGCAGTTTCCATGGCTAGCTTTCTCCCAAACATAGCTGCGGTTGTGAGCATCAATGGTTGCATCTCTAACACAGCTACTGCCCTTACATGTGGTGGATTAATCCTGCCAGGACTGCCTTTTAACCTATGTAAAATCTCTGCTACCGATTCAGGGGTGTATGACATTAAAGAAGCGCTCGAGGACCCCTTGGATCCAGCCTATCGGGAAAGCCGTATCCCTCTTGAAAAAGCCAGTgcccatttcctttttattgttggaGAGGATGGCAGGCTTTGGAAGAGCTCTGTTTATGCCGACATAGCTGTGAAGCACCTCACAGAGCATGggaagacaaatttcactctttTAAGCTACCCTAACGCTGGCCACAGAATACATCTGCCTTACAGCCCTTTTTTCTCTGCAGCCTGGGATCCTGTGTTGGGGGTGCCTGTTTTGGGAGGTGGGCAGCTCAAAGCTCATGCTGTTGCCCAGATTGAGTCTTGGAAGATCTTGGAGTTTTTGCACTTGCATCTAGGGTAAATAAAGGCTTACAAACTAGACAGTTTAATTTTGAATTTGCTCAGAACAAATTAGGGGACAGACTGAATTTTTTGACAAATGACAACTGAGATCTGGACTTCTCATGGCATCTGcaagctttta from Phyllostomus discolor isolate MPI-MPIP mPhyDis1 chromosome 1, mPhyDis1.pri.v3, whole genome shotgun sequence encodes:
- the LOC118497488 gene encoding acyl-coenzyme A amino acid N-acyltransferase 2-like, which codes for MWRWAQAVLRTPGTRLQLRRSVCTSPGFSQKAVTLSVTPRTGLADELLDIKVEGLGPRERVTLRASAGSYRGRLFHSQAHFESDGRGRLDLARQPALGGDFTGVEPMGLLWSLTPAGSEDPCHSQRPRGVLKTPLKVEVTVHPTPQQPEVPLGPALASAHVQRWFSSPQLSRTRLQTGSLRGVLLLPPGDGPFPGLIDMFGDGGLDESRASLLACRGFAALALPLFGYEDLPPIMKDLNLDYFEEAAKFVQSHPKGSGMLERNVLKIKSLTLGESEYRKWY